From the Nodularia sphaerocarpa UHCC 0038 genome, the window CAGATTTAACCCAACAGTGGTTAGCCGAAATTCAGGCGCTCAAGGCACAAATAACAGAACAGCAGCGCGATCGCGATACAGCTTGGGAAAGCGCCCAAAAATGGCGTAAACTTTATAACACCGAAGCTGAACAACGGCGCACAGATGCCAATTTAGCCCAACAGGCGATCGCCTCCCTGAAAGCAGAGATCCAGCAAATCAAGGGACTAGAATCAGGTGTACTGGTGGATGGGAAAGCCACAACAGCCGCCCAACAAGAAATTAAACAAATCCAATCATTAGAAGACTTGCAAGGCAGACTCATTGCCATGATCAAGGAACGCGATCGCCTGTTGCAAGCCTTAAAAACCGAGCAAGAAAACCACGCCGAAACTCGTAACAGCCTCACCACCGCCTTGGGTGATGCCATTGATGGCTTGACACGAGAGCGAGATGGTGTAAGTGGGGATAAATAAATTCAATTTGAATAGACAACAATGTATAAGAATTTATTAACTTACTGGTGAGCAGACAGATGAAATTAGACAATTTAATACAGTCTATAGCACACCAGTAGTATAGATTATAAATTAAATTACTGATATCAACACCGATGAAACCATTTCTGCCTCAAAATGACCCGAACCCGAAACAACGCCAATTTTATCTCCAGAAAGCCAGAAAAGACTATGAATTTGTGTATGATTTCTTGCCTCCTATGCCGATGCTCAAAAGCGTACCTCCTTCAGAAAACTTTTCTACAAAGTATATTGCTGAACGGACAGTAGAGACAGCAGAACTTTCTCTGAATATGTTAGCTGTCAAAGCCCATGGTTTTTGGGACCCATTAGATGAATTGCAAGACTATGAAGACTTTTTTCCAGTTTTGCGTAAACCTAATGTAATGAAAACTTATGAAACTGATGACTCCTTCGCTGAACAACGGCTCTGTGGAGTGAATCCTTTAGTTTTGCGTCAGATTAAACAAATGCCAGCTAACTTCGCATTTACCATCGAAGAACTGCAAGCTAAATTTGGCAACTCTATCAACTTGATAGAAAGACTGGCGACGGGAAATTTATATGTAGCTGATTATAGACCCTTGGCATTCATTCAAGGTGGCACTTACGCCAAAGGTAAAAAGTATCTCCCAGCGCCCATAGCCTTTTTCTGTTGGCGCAGTTCTGGCTATAAAGATCGCGGTCAACTCGTACCTGTAGCGATCCAAATCAATCCAAAATCAGGCAAAGCCAGCCCACTGCTCACACCTTTTGATGACTCTTCCATCTGGTTTTATGCCAAGTCCTGTGTTCAAATTGCTGATGCTAATCATCATGAAATGAGCAGCCATTTATGCCGGACTCACTTTGTGATGGAACCCTTTGCTGTTGTCACTCCCCGTCAACTAGCTGAGAACCATCCTCTGAGAATCCTGCTCAAACCCCACTTCCGGTTTATGTTGGCTAACAATGATTTAGCTCGTCAGCGTTTGGTTAATCGGGGCGGTGCTGTTGATGAATTATTAGCTGGAACTCTGCAAGAGTCACTACAAATTGTTGTAGATGCTTATAAAGATTGGAGTTTGGATCAATTTGCTCTCCCCACAGAACTAAAAAATCGGGGTATGGATAATGTAGAAAACTTGCCACACTATCCTTATCGGGACGATGGGATCTTGTTGTGGAATGCGATTAACAAGTTTGTGTTTAACTATTTGGAGCTTTACTACAAGACTCCCGCAGACTTGCAAGCAGACGTGGAACTGCAAGCTTGGGCGCGGGAATTAGTTGCTGAAGATGGTGGACGGGTCAAGGGTATGAGCGATCGCATTGATACTCTGGAAAAATTAGTTAAGATTGTGACTACGATCATCTACATTTGTGGACCACTGCATTCTGCTGTTAACTTCCCACAATATGAATATATGGGTTTTATTCCCAATATGCCCTTGGCCGCTTATCAACCAATTCAAGAAAGCGGCGTTTGCGATGATCGCCAAGCCGTGATAGATTTTTTACCACCAGCGAAGCCAACAAGTACCCAACTGTCAACTCTATTCATACTTTCAGCCTATCGTTATGACAGACTGGGATATTATGAAGAACAGGAATTTGAAGACAAAAATGCTGACTATGTTGTTAATAAATTCCAGCAAGAATTGAATGTTGTCCAGAGAAAAATTGAGTTGAACAACAAGGGACGCTTGGTAGATTATGAATATCTACAACCAAGACTTGTTCTCAATAGCATCAGCATTTAACACTTGCGTGATATCCAAAAACATCCTGAAATGATTTCACTGCAAGAACTTTGTTTTTTTGTCTAATAGAGATACACCAAATTTAAATTTGCATCTTTTAGAATCGTTGTAGAGACCTTCCATGTAATGTCTCTACATTATTTACCACCAGATATCTAATGGATTCCATGATTCTGATTACCTCTACATTTGATGATGAAATTTTATTTTTTATGTCTAAAAATATAGAGATTAATATATATATAGCAACCGCATGAATTCATTGTTAAAAATCAATAATTACTGTAAATATAATAAATTTTTCATTTGTCAAATTAAAATTATACCAGATGAGATGAGCTTACCCTGAGAGTTCAAAGCCTCTCGAATATAAAAGCTGTTCCTCTTCCCGGACCGGTAGGGGAGAATCAGTCCGGGGTAGGACAGAGGAATGGAAGCGAGGTTTTCAGTGATATTGTGAAAAGTCAGGCCTAGCCGCAGTTGATTCCTGTGTGGTTCCCCCAATGACCGTCGCCTAGTGCAAAATACAAATTACGAATTATTAAAATCCCATTGCTTTGGCTACTGCACCCAATTCGGCATCAATGCCTTGTTTAAATTGGCTGTGACTGTGTTTAATAGCTGTATCTGGGTCTTTTAAACCATTCCCAGTGAGGACACAAACCACTGTCGCCCCTGTGGGAACTTGGTCTTTTACCTGCAATAATCCAGCTACAGACGCAGCGCTGGCGGGTTCGCAGAAAATTCCTTCTGATGATGCCAAAAGTCTATAAGCATCCAAAATTTCCTCGTCTGTAACGGCTTTAAAGCAGCCTTGACTGGCTGATTGGGCGGCCATGGCTTTATCCCAACTAGCCGGATTACCAATCCGGATCGCTGTAGCGATGGTTTCGGGATGGGAAACTGGGTGTCCATTCACTAGGGGGGCTGCACCTGCGGCTTGGAATCCCATCATTCTGGGCAAGCGATCGCACTTTCCAGCTTGATGATATTGACAAAACCCCATCCAATATGCTGTGATATTTCCGGCATTACCCACCGGGATACACAACCAATCTGGCGCATTACCCAACGCATCGACCACTTCAAATGCTCCGGTTTTTTGCCCTTCCAAACGGTAGGGATTCACAGAATTAACTAAAGTGATGGGATAGCTTTCTGCCATTTCGCGGACAATTTCCAGCGCCCGGTCAAAGTTGCCTTTAATGGCTAAAACTTCCGCACCATACAACAAAGCCTGTGCTAACTTACCCAGCGCCACATAGCCATCGGGTATGAGTACAAAGGGCTTCATCCCGCCCCGTTTCGCATAAGCCGCCGCCGCCGCCGAGGTATTGCCTGTACTGGCACAAATTACCGCCTTAGCCCCAGCTTCCTTGGCCTTGGAAATTGCCATAGTCATTCCCCGGTCTTTGAAGCTACCAGTGGGATTAAGACCATCATATTTGACAAATACTTTTACTTGTCTACCAATACGTTCTGCGATCGCCGGCGCTGGAATCAAGGGAGTATTACCCTCTAATAAGGTGACAACAGGCGTTTTTTCACTAACAGGCAAGTACTCACGATAGGCTTCAATTAGTCCGGGCCAGGGTTGGCGATAAGATTTAGCAACAGACAAACTCACAGTCACAGGCTTTAAAAGTTTTTAACTAAGGATTGGGGATGAGGCAACGCTGCATTAGCCAGGAAAAAACTTAATTTCTCCTTTTTAGGTCTATTTTATAGACTTTTCATTCTAGAAGAAGACTATCTATCTTTAGTGCCAACGTCTCACTGATAATTTTTATTATATGTGCAATGCCAGTTTATCGACACTATCAATAGGAGTCGATGCTGGAAAACATCATAATATCATTATCCGGTCAATTCACATTCTCTGGCAACTCCACCCTAGCTTCAGAGAAAGCAAAGCATAGATTTCAATATAGAATACAGCACAATTACCTTCACTTATGGATACACCAATAACCTATGAGGTTTTATGATAAAAAGATACAAGTGTTTAACAAACCTTAAACTTACACTATTATATTTACTGATGCTGTGAGTTGAGTTGTGAATTTTAGTTAACAATGCCTACCTATTCATCTAGTGTTTCTGAACGCCAGTCCCAGACTCTCTGGGTTAGCGATGTAACCAAGTCTTATTATCAAGATGACCAGCAAGCTAAACTTAAGCACCTGCAAGCAGAGGTAGATTCCCTATTGCAGCAATTACAAAACCTTAAAGAACAACGGCTATCGGATAATCACCCAGAATCATCAACTAATTAATATTCAGAGCGATCGCCTATAGCTGATAGTTGAGAAAAACTACTCAAAGCGCTGATTTTTATCAGACCAACGCTTGAGGCTGTAGTTCTGGGCATTCTCTACTAACAATGCTAGGGATTGACTATGGGAAAGCTTGGCGATCGCTGTCAAAGATTGTTGCGAATTATTATTAAAATCTGTATAGATCACCTTACCAGTATTCGACAAAATCAGAGTACGAGGGCGCGACTGATTTTTCTCTGGTTTTGGAATATCCAAGTTGATATCCTGCAAAGAAGCGATCGCATCGGCAGAAATCGTCAGCACCATTTCTGGCTGCGTATCATTGGTTAAATCAATCATTTGTAGCGGCCAATCACCCACTTGTGCTTGAATTTGCCAGAAGCTAGGAACATCACCAACAGGAAGTTGACCGATTTTTTGTAAAGAACGCCACATAGTCGGCAGCATAGCCTCCACTGCTTGGGGATTTTGTTGATACAGCGTTGTGAGCGTAATCGGAGCTGGTTGCACCCATTCCAGCGTGGCTTCAGTCAGAGCGAAAGGTTTGGGTTGAACAGAATTATCCTGATAATTAGCAATTTGTGATCCAGCAGCCAATAGCTGCAAAACCCCATTTTGCCAGCGTACAGCTTTGATAGTGGCAGAAGTACTTTGCTGTTTACCTTGTGAATCCCAGATGATAATCTGAATCGCTGAGTTAAGATTAATTCCCAAACTTGTCCAAAAAAACTCGGCTGGGGAATTGCTGGGCGGTTGCAAATCCTTAAAAGGAGAACTCAGCCAGCTTTTACCGTCATGAAAAGCATTTACCTCTACCCGATACCAAACTTGGTTATCTGTGAGTTTGAGTTCGGCGTTTCTATCCAATTGTAACCATTCAGAAGCATTAATTTCAGCCAGGGGTTGGACCGCGCCCATAATTTGACTGGGATGATTAGTCGATATTTGCGGCTTTACCACCTCGCCTTGGAGTTGTGCTAACAGATTTTGAACATAGGTAAAATGGGATGGGGTAATTTCCGGTTGAGACTTTAACCAAGAATTAGCACGTTCTTCCCCCCGCCCGGCTGCTAAAATTAAAGTCGCCCAAACTTGCACATCTTGTCTAGTGGGATTAACTCGCAGCGCCGCCACAGTCCGATTCCACAAACGCCCGGTATCTGCTTTCAATAGAGTAGCGATTTCTTGAGCATTTTGCGGCGATGCTTCAAATACCTGTAAAGCCTTTGCCCAACGACCATCAATTAACTGTGCCAATACTTGTTGACTAGGGCTAGCCCAACTGATATCTGCTTGCGCTTTGGTTAATTGGGAATGCAAGCGAATCACATCCACTTGGGCTTGGGCAGCTGCGCTTAAACCGCCTTTTTGCTGTTTCTGGATAAATTGCAACCATTCAAAAGCAGGTGTCCATAATCCATTCCCAGCAATTAATAAAGCATCTTTGTAGGCAGAATCCTCAAATGCTGGTGGTTTTAGGGATATTTCAGCCAATTGAATGGGATTGAGGTAAAAATTAGTGTCTTGGACTTGGTAAACCCTTAACTGGGGTTCTAAACCAACAGTTTGATCAATAACTAACTCCTTTGCACCCCCACCAGTTACCTGCTCCCATTTGGGTAGTTTTCCCTTGGGATTCTTCCAAGATAACAACTGTTGTAGATTCTGACGTTGAGGATTGTAATAGATAATATAACCGTAAGCGATCGCATCAGTTTCTTGTTGACGCTGACCCCACAAAGCCAACCAAAACCCTGGTGATACTGCGTCAGATCCCAAAGATTCAATTTCAGTTAAGGGGAGACGAGTATTGTCCTCTCGGTATTCTAATGCAGGATCAATCAAGGATTCCTCTGGCGCAGTGATGGGAAATTGAGCCGCTAGATCATAGTATTTTTCTGACTGTGATTGAAATTCTCTGTCTTGTGAGCGCTGGTAAACTCTCAGTTCCACAATTTCTTGACAATCAGACTGGCAATTGACACGCTGCTGAAAAATTGGTAATAAAAATGAGTCTTCCTCTGCATCTAAAGCAAGGGATTTTCCGGCTATTTGTTCTGGACTACTGAGATTATCTTGAATTTCTGGGAGGCTTTGGGGTCTTTCGCCTTTATTCACCGGAATTTGCACCCCTGCGGGTAAAAATTCGTTTACCCAAGCTAATTGTGCAGGATTGAATATAAAGAGAATGCTCATCCAACTAAAAGCCACAATTAATCCAGCACTGCTTAACAACAGAGCGAGAGCTACAGTTGACCACAGCCAACCCCATTGAGACTGTTTCCTGGGTTTTGAGGAGACAGGCTTTTTGCCATTTTCTTGAGATGATTTTGGCGTTGGCTTTCGCGAGCGATTTGCCATTTTAGTTCTTAGTTAAGCCAGAGAGTAGGTTTGTATTTTATATTGTTTCTTTTATACTCCGGCTTTGGCAATGTTGCCTATAATTTCTCGATTATTCAGCCATAACTGTATCGTCTAGAGTGCTGATATCAAAATTAATGACCAATGACCAATGACTAATGACCAATGACTAATGACTAATCAATATCTATTTTTCTAGCTACGAATAATAAAAGAGGTTTGGCTGATCACCAAACCTCACTATAAATCCAGTGCATAACAACATCCCGGATTAATGTACCTATTATTTATGTAATTGGTCATCTTCCTATGGGATGTGTTCAAATGTCATAAAAGCTGATACTGGTTAATCTCGATCTTCCCAAATCTATTAGCAAAATCATATATATGAGGGATTTTTAGAGCTAAAAGAGTTGATTTTACCAGCCATACTCTTTGAGCTAGCCGTCGGAAAAAAGCATTTTGTCACAATTATTAGCAAAATAAAAGACGGGTGTTATCCCGTCGATATAGCTTGAAAGTGGCAAAACACCTGGGATTTTAGAATAATCACAAAAATTAAATTTAATAGGTTGTTAGGAAAGCTGATTATGTCAACAAAACGAACAGCTAATTATGCTGGATTCCGTGTTTTAATCAGAGTCAATCCTGGCACTGCTCATGAATATATCACATATTAAATTTAATGCGTTGCCATTTTGGCAGATACTTAAAAATGAAATTGACGGCTTGGCTTTTGTTCTAAATATAAATATTAGAAGCCTTTTGGTAATTTATGCAATTTCACAAAATCTGTTCGCAAAAAATTGAAAAAATCACATATTGTCAAAAATGTCACAAAATTACTGGCATATCTGCCATATTATCAAGATCAGGGGTATATGTATGAAAAAAAACCTAAATATAGTTATAATCTAGCTATATAAGTAAGTAAGCATGAATAAACCAAACTATCTGGATTTGTACAATTCCACTCTTTTTTTGTAAGTGAAAAAAATCTTGCTATTTTACGCAAAGTTTAATTATAAAATGTTACTGAAATAAAGTAGCATCTATGTGTAAATACTTCGTTGCTTTAACTGGAACAAGGGCAAAATTCACATTTTTACTAATTCTGTTAATATTCCTAGATGTTACAAGAGAAACAGAAACGCGAAACTAAACTCGGTTGGTCGTTAGATGAACGAGATCCCCAGTTCATCGAATCTTTGATGCCTTTATTGAGCTTTTTGTATAATTATTACTTTCGAGTTCAAACGAGTGGTTGGGATCATATACAACCAGAACAAAAAGTCCTCTTCGTTGGTTCTCACAATGGCGGACTATCAGCGCCTGATATGGCAATGATGATGTACGACTGGTTCCGAAAATTTGGGTTTGAGAAACCTGTCTACGGTCTCATGCATCCCCATGTTTGGCAATTTACTCCTGCAATAGCAAAAATTGCTGCTAAGAGTGGAGCGGTGATAGCTCATCCGAAAATGGCTTACGCCGCTTTGCGTTCTGGGGCGAGCGTACTAGTTTATCCTGGTGGAGCCGAAGATGTCTTTCGCCCGCATCATTTGCGTAATAAAATTTATTTTGCCGGACGGCAAGGATTTATTAAGCTAGCGTTACGGGAAAATGTCCCGATTGTACCTGTGATTTCTACTGGCGCTCACGATACTCTGATTGTGTTGGCTGATT encodes:
- a CDS encoding lysophospholipid acyltransferase family protein, with amino-acid sequence MLQEKQKRETKLGWSLDERDPQFIESLMPLLSFLYNYYFRVQTSGWDHIQPEQKVLFVGSHNGGLSAPDMAMMMYDWFRKFGFEKPVYGLMHPHVWQFTPAIAKIAAKSGAVIAHPKMAYAALRSGASVLVYPGGAEDVFRPHHLRNKIYFAGRQGFIKLALRENVPIVPVISTGAHDTLIVLADFYKILQQLHEWGMPWLFGVDPVVFPIYLGLPWGLAIGPLPNIPLPAPIQTRVCKPIIFERYGRDAASDRLYVNECYELVVNQMQQELDELVKLSAKN
- a CDS encoding lipoxygenase family protein, which translates into the protein MKPFLPQNDPNPKQRQFYLQKARKDYEFVYDFLPPMPMLKSVPPSENFSTKYIAERTVETAELSLNMLAVKAHGFWDPLDELQDYEDFFPVLRKPNVMKTYETDDSFAEQRLCGVNPLVLRQIKQMPANFAFTIEELQAKFGNSINLIERLATGNLYVADYRPLAFIQGGTYAKGKKYLPAPIAFFCWRSSGYKDRGQLVPVAIQINPKSGKASPLLTPFDDSSIWFYAKSCVQIADANHHEMSSHLCRTHFVMEPFAVVTPRQLAENHPLRILLKPHFRFMLANNDLARQRLVNRGGAVDELLAGTLQESLQIVVDAYKDWSLDQFALPTELKNRGMDNVENLPHYPYRDDGILLWNAINKFVFNYLELYYKTPADLQADVELQAWARELVAEDGGRVKGMSDRIDTLEKLVKIVTTIIYICGPLHSAVNFPQYEYMGFIPNMPLAAYQPIQESGVCDDRQAVIDFLPPAKPTSTQLSTLFILSAYRYDRLGYYEEQEFEDKNADYVVNKFQQELNVVQRKIELNNKGRLVDYEYLQPRLVLNSISI
- the thrC gene encoding threonine synthase, with product MTVSLSVAKSYRQPWPGLIEAYREYLPVSEKTPVVTLLEGNTPLIPAPAIAERIGRQVKVFVKYDGLNPTGSFKDRGMTMAISKAKEAGAKAVICASTGNTSAAAAAYAKRGGMKPFVLIPDGYVALGKLAQALLYGAEVLAIKGNFDRALEIVREMAESYPITLVNSVNPYRLEGQKTGAFEVVDALGNAPDWLCIPVGNAGNITAYWMGFCQYHQAGKCDRLPRMMGFQAAGAAPLVNGHPVSHPETIATAIRIGNPASWDKAMAAQSASQGCFKAVTDEEILDAYRLLASSEGIFCEPASAASVAGLLQVKDQVPTGATVVCVLTGNGLKDPDTAIKHSHSQFKQGIDAELGAVAKAMGF